A window of Ciconia boyciana chromosome 27, ASM3463844v1, whole genome shotgun sequence contains these coding sequences:
- the PFKM gene encoding ATP-dependent 6-phosphofructokinase, muscle type — MAQTPLGHGHAETLGAGKAIAVLTSGGDAQGMNAAVRAVVRVGIYTGAKVYFVHEGYQGLVDGGDNIKEATWESVSMMLQLGGTVIGSARCQDFRTREGRLKAARNLVKRGITNLCVIGGDGSLTGADTFRAEWSSLLAELVKVGGITAEEAKKSSHLNIVGMVGSIDNDFCGTDMTIGTDSALHRIMEIVDAITTTAQSHQRTFVLEVMGRHCGYLALITALACGADWVFIPESPPEDDWEDHLCRRLTETRLGGSRLNIIIVAEGAIDKHGKAITSDDIKTLVVKRLGYDTRVTILGHVQRGGTPSAFDRILGSRMGVEAVMALLEGTPDTPACVVSLSGNQAVRLPLMECVQVTKDVTTAMNEGRFDEALKLRGRSFQNNWNVYKLLAHIRPPSTKSGHTLAVLNVGAPAAGMNAAVRSTVRIGLIHGHRMLAVHDGFEGLAYGKVEEISWERVGGWTGLGGSKLGTKRTLPKKYFEEISANISNFGIHGLIIIGGFEAFTGSLELMEGRAKYEELCIPLCIIPATVSNNVPGSDFSIGADTALNTITTTCDRIKQSAAGTKRRVFIIETMGGFCGYLATMAGLAGGADAAYIYEEHFNIRDLQVNVEHLTEKMKTTVKRGLVLRNERCNENYTTDFIYNLYSEEGKGIFDCRKNVLGHMQQGGTPTPFDRNFGTKMGAKAVAWITGKIKECSRHGRIFANTADSACLLGMRKRSLVFQPITELKEQTDFEHRIPKEQWWLKLRPILKILAKYNIELDTSEKAHLEHITHKRISLESNI, encoded by the exons ATGGCGCAGACGCCGCTGGGACACGGCCACGCCGAGACCCTGGGGGCTGGCAAAGCCATCGCCGTCCTCACCTCCGGGGGGGACGCCCAGG gCATGAACGCGGCCGTCCGTGCCGTGGTGCGGGTGGGCATCTACACCGGCGCCAAGGTCTACTTCGTGCATGAG GGCTACCAGGGGCTGGTGGACGGTGGGGACAACATCAAGGAGGCCACGTGGGAGAGCGTCTCCATGATGCTACAGTTG GGGGGCACGGTCATCGGCAGCGCCCGGTGCCAGGATTTTCGGACGCGGGAGGGACGCCTGAAAGCCGCCCGTAACCTGGTGAAACGCGGCATCACCAACCTCTGCGTCATCGGCGGTGACGGCAGCCTCACCGGCGCCGACACCTTCCGGGCCGAGTGGAGCAGCCTCTTGGCCGAGCTGGTGAAAGTGg GGGGGATCACGGCGGAGGAGGCGAAGAAGTCGAGTCACCTGAACATCGTTGGCATGGTGGGCTCCATCGACAACGACTTCTGCGGCACCGACATGACCATCGGCACCGATTCGGCGCTGCACCGTATCATGGAGATCGTGGATGCCATCACCACCACGGCCCAGAG CCACCAGCGGACCTTCGTGCTGGAAGTGATGGGTCGCCACTGCGG CTACCTGGCGCTCATCACCGCCCTGGCCTGCGGTGCCGACTGGGTCTTCATCCCCGAGTCCCCCCCCGAGGACGACTGGGAAGACCACTTGTGCCGGCGGCTGACGGAG ACCCGCCTGGGCGGCTCGAGGCTGAACATCATCATCGTGGCCGAGGGCGCTATCGACAAGCACGGCAAGGCCATCACCTCCGACGACATCAAAACC CTGGTGGTGAAGCGTTTGGGATACGACACCCGGGTCACCATCCTGGGCCACGTCCAGCGCGGCGGGACGCCCTCCGCCTTCGACCGCATCCTG gGCAGCCGGATGGGTGTTGAAGCCGTCATGGCTCTGCTGGAGGGGACCCCCGACACCCCCGCCTGCGTCGTCAGCCTCTCGGGCAATCAAGCCGTGCGCCTGCCCCTCATGGAGTGCGTCCAGGTG ACCAAAGACGTGACGACGGCGATGAACGAGGGGCGCTTCGATGAAGCCCTCAAGCTGCGGGGCCG GAGTTTCCAAAACAACTGGAACGTGTACAAGCTGCTGGCACACATCCGCCCCCCCTCCACCAAG AGCGGCCACACGCTGGCCGTGCTCAACGTGGGTGCCCCGGCCGCCGGCATGAACGCAGCCGTCAGGTCGACGGTGCGGATCGGCCTCATTCACGGGCACCGGATGCTGGCGGTGCACGACGGCTTTGAAGGGCTCGCCTACGGGAAG gtggAAGAGATCAGCTGGGAGAGGGTCGGCGGCTGGACGGGGCTGGGAGGATCCAAATTGGGGACGAAGAG GACCTTGCCCAAGAAATACTTTGAGGAAATCAGCGCCAACATCAGCAACTTCGGCATCCACGGGCTGATCATCATCGGTGGCTTCGAG GCTTTCACGGGCAGCCTGGAGCTGATGGAGGGGAGGGCCAAGTACGAGGAGCTCTGCATCCCGCTCTGCATCATCCCCGCCACCGTCTCCAACAACGTCCCCGGCTCCGACTTCAGCATCGGCGCCGACACCGCGCTCAACACCATCACCACG ACCTGTGACCGCATCAAGCAGTCGGCGGCCGGGACCAAGCGCCGCGTCTTCATCATCGAGACCATGGGTGGCTTCTGCGGCTACTTGGCCACCATGGCGGGGCTGGCGGGCGGCGCTGATGCCGCCTACATCTACGAGGAGCACTTCAACATCCGCGACCTGCAG GTCAACGTGGAGCATTTAACTGAGAAGATGAAGACGACGGTGAAGAGGGGGCTGGTGCTCAG GAACGAGCGATGCAACGAGAACTACACCACCGACTTCATCTACAACCTCTActcagaggaagggaagggcatCTTCGACTGCCGGAAAAATGTGCTGGGGCACATGCAGCAG GGCGGCACCCCGACCCCCTTCGACAGGAACTTCGGCACCAAAATGGGTGCCAAGGCAGTGGCCTGGATCACCGGGAAGATCAAGGAATGCTCCCGGCATG GTCGGATCTTCGCCAACACGGCCGACTCGGCTTGTCTGCTGGGCATGCGCAAGCGCAGCCTCGTCTTCCAGCCCATCACCGAGCTCAAGGAGCAGACGGACTTCGA ACACCGCATCCCCAAGGAGCAGTGGTGGCTGAAGCTTCGTCCCATCCTAAAAATCCTGGCCAAGTACAACATCGAGCTGGACACCTCGGAGaaagcccacctggagcacATCACGCACAAGAGGATCTCGCTCGAATCCAACATCTAA
- the LOC140644560 gene encoding uncharacterized protein, whose amino-acid sequence MDAEGEPSSRAPRDAELPEGPSAAHPSPPASGSEPPGRPARPRRKAPARRLAKTPGHPGGLGPLKELLGLRGGRLRPTICSECGKGFSRSSDLARHQITHTGEKPYTCGACGKGFSQNSNLVTHQRIHTGEKPYACGACGKRFSESSALIQHQRTHTGEKPYSCGECGKRFSVSSNLIRHRRTHTDEKPYICGECGDGFRHKSQLRRHQKLHAGQRPFICNECGKSFSHWSKLLRHQRTHTGERPSTCGECGKSFSQNSHLVQHRRTHTGEKPYRCGDCGKSFSWSSNLIQHQRIHTGEKPYTCGQCGKSFTQSKNLIKHQRTHSGARPHRCGQCGRGFAQSTNLLKHQRVHAARGQPSPCPECGQSCRDGAELERHRAQAHGHEPYICVECGESFAKSATLNRHKRIHKPLFVR is encoded by the exons ATGGACGCGGAGGGGGAACCGTCCAGCCGGGCCCCCCGGGACGCCGAGCTGCCGGAGGGGCCCTCCGCAG CCCACCCCAGCCCGCCGGCCTCCGGCAGCGAGCCGCCCGGCCGCCCGGCGAGGCCGCGACGGAAAGCACCGGCACGTCGCCTGGCCAAAACGCCAGGACACCCGGGGGGCCTGGGACCGctgaaggagctgctggggctgcgggggggtcGCCTGCGCCCCACCATCTGCAGCGAGTGCGGGAAGGGTTTCAGCCGCAGCTCGGACCTGGCGCGTCACCAGATCACCCACACCGGGGAGAAGCCCTACACCTGCGGCGCTTGCGGCAAAGGCTTCAGCCAAAACTCCAACCTGGTCACCCACCAACGTATTCACACCGGGGAGAAGCCCTACGCCTGCGGCGCTTGCGGCAAACGTTTCAGCGAGAGCTCGGCCCTCATCCAGCATCAGCGGACCCACACCGGCGAGAAACCCTACAGCTGCGGCGAGTGCGGGAAACGCTTCAGCGTCAGCTCCAACCTCATCCGCCACCGCCGCACCCACACCGACGAGAAGCCCTACATCTGCGGGGAGTGCGGGGACGGCTTTCGCCACAAGTCCCAGCTCCGCCGGCATCAGAAGCTTCATGCCG GCCAGCGTCCCTTTATCTGCAACGAGTGCGGGAAGAGCTTCAGCCACTGGTCGAAGCTGCTGCGGCACCAGCGGACTCACACCGGGGAACGGCCCAGCACCTGCGGGGAGTGCGGCAAGAGCTTCAGCCAAAACTCGCACCTGGTTCAGCACCGTCGGACGCACACCGGGGAGAAGCCGTATCGCTGCGGGGACTGCGGCAAGAGCTTCAGCTGGAGCTCCAACCTCATCCAACACCAGCGCATCCACACCGGGGAGAAGCCCTACACCTGCGGGCAGTGCGGCAAGAGCTTCACCCAGAGCAAGAACCTCATCAAGCACCAACGCACCCACTCGGGCGCCCGGCCCCATCGCTGCGGGCAGTGCGGCCGCGGCTTCGCCCAGAGCACCAACCTGCTGAAGCATCAGCGGGTCCACGCCGCCCGCGGGCAACCCTCGCCCTGCCCGGAGTGCGGGCAGAGCTGCCGCGATGGGGCCGAGCTGGAGCGTCACCGGGCGCAGGCTCACGGCCACGAGCCCTACATCTGCGTGGAGTGCGGGGAGAGCTTCGCCAAGAGCGCCACGCTCAACCGCCACAAGCGCATCCACAAGCCCCTCTTCGTCCGCTGA
- the ASB8 gene encoding ankyrin repeat and SOCS box protein 8, whose protein sequence is MWYIMQSIQSKYSLSERLIRTIAAIRSFPRDNVEDLIGRGADVNCMHGTLKPLHCACMVADADCVELLLQKGAEVNALDGYNRTALHYAAEKDETCVEILLEYGANPNALDGNKDTPLHWAAFKNNAECVRSLLENGALVNARDYNNDTPLSWAAMKGNLESVSILLDFGAEVRVVNLKGQTPISRLVALLVRGLGTEREDSCFDLLHRAIGHFELRKNGSMPWEVTRDQQLCEKLTLLCSAPGTLQTLSRYAVRRSLGVRFLPEAVKQLPLPTCLKEYVLLLS, encoded by the exons ATGTGGTACATCATGCAGAGCATCCAGAGCAAGTACTCGCTGTCGGAGCGGCTCATCCGCACCATCGCCGCCATCCGCTCCTTCCCGCGGGACAACGTGGAGGATCTCATCGGCAGG GGTGCAGACGTGAACTGCATGCATGGCACCCTGAAACCGCTGCACTGCGCCTGTATGGTGGCTGACGCCGACTGCGtcgagctgctgctgcagaagggagCGGAG GTCAACGCCCTGGATGGCTACAACCGAACAGCCCTTCACTACGCGGCGGAAAAGGACGAAACCTGTGTGGAAATCCTCCTGGAGTACGGGGCCAACCCCAACGCGCTGGACGGCAACAAGGACACCCCGCTCCACTGGGCCGCCTTCAAGAACAACGCCGAGTGCGTGCGGTCGCTGCTGGAGAACGGCGCCTTGGTGAACGCCCGCGATTACAACAACGACACGCCGCTCAGCTGGGCAGCCATGAAGGGTAACCTGGAGAGCGTCAGCATCCTGCTCGACTTCGGGGCGGAGGTCCGGGTGGTTAATTTGAAAGGCCAAACCCCCATCTCGCGTTTGGTGGCGTTGCTGGTTCGGGGATTGGGTACGGAGCGTGAGGATTCCTGCTTCGATCTCCTCCATCGAGCTATCGGACATTTTGAGCTGAGAAAAAACGGCAGCATGCCCTGGGAGGTGACCAGGGATCAGCAGCTCTGTGAAAAGCTCACCCTGCTCTGCTCGGCCCCCGGTACCCTACAGACGCTGTCACGTTACGCCGTGCGCCGCAGCCTGGGCGTGCGGTTCCTGCCGGAGGCGGTGAAGCAGCTGCCCTTGCCCACCTGCCTGAAGGAGTACGTGTTGCTCCTTAGCTAA
- the PFDN5 gene encoding prefoldin subunit 5 yields MAQTVNVGELTLPQLELLKGQLDQEVEFLSSSIAQLKVVQTKYVEAKDCLNVLTKSNEGKDLLVPLTSSMYVPGKLSDVERVLIDVGTGYYVEKTADDARDFFKRKIDFLTKQMEKIQPALQEKHTMKQAVVEMMSQKIQQLTALGAAQGATTKA; encoded by the exons ATGGCGCAGACGGTGAACGTGGGGGAGCTGACGCTGccgcagctggagctgctcaaGGGGCAGCTCGACCAg GAGGTGGAGTTCCTCTCGTCCTCCATCGCCCAGCTCAAGGTGGTGCAGACCAAGTACGTGGAAGCCAAGGACTGTCTCAACGTGCTCACCAAGAGCAATGAAG GGAAGGACCTGCTGGTGCCGCTCACCAGCTCC ATGTACGTCCCCGGGAAGCTCTCGGATGTCGAACGCGTCCTGATCGACGTCGGAACCGGCTACTACGTGGAGAAG ACAGCAGACGACGCCCGAGACTTTTTCAAGCGGAAAATCGACTTCCTGACCAAGCAGATGGAGAAGATCCAGCCGGCGCTGCAGGAGAAACACACAATGAAGCAGG ccGTGGTGGAAATGATGAGCCAGAAGATCCAGCAGCTCACGGCCCTGGGAGCCGCGCAGGGTGCGACTACCAAGGCGTAG